The following proteins are encoded in a genomic region of Paraburkholderia sp. BL23I1N1:
- a CDS encoding ABC transporter substrate-binding protein, with protein MKSALRWMSAALVATGVSAAWSGHAFADVKIGVTVSATGPAASLGIPEKNTIALLPKEVAGQKVDYIVLDDATDSTQAVKNARKLTSEDHVDALIGSTVVPNSLAMIDVAAESTTPMISMAAAASIVEPMDAKRAWVFKTPQNDILMATAIAQHMANHGVKTVGFVGFADAYGESWFKEFGKAADLAKIKIVANERFARNDASVTGQVLKIMSQNPDAVLIAGAGTPAALPQKTLKERGYKGKYYQTHGVANNDFLRVCGKDCEGTYLPAGPLLVADQLPDSNPVKKTALAYKHAYETAYGAGSVSTFGGHAWDAGLLLQRAIPLALKKGQPGTPAFREALRAALENTKDMPASHGIFNMSANDHAGLDQRARVMVEIVGGKWKLSGD; from the coding sequence ATGAAGTCGGCATTGCGTTGGATGAGCGCGGCATTGGTCGCCACCGGAGTATCCGCGGCATGGAGCGGCCATGCATTCGCGGACGTGAAAATCGGCGTGACGGTCTCGGCAACGGGGCCGGCTGCATCGCTCGGCATTCCGGAAAAGAACACGATCGCGCTGCTGCCTAAAGAAGTGGCGGGCCAGAAAGTCGACTACATCGTGCTCGACGACGCTACAGACTCGACCCAAGCCGTCAAGAACGCGCGCAAGCTCACAAGCGAAGATCATGTGGATGCGTTGATCGGCTCGACCGTCGTGCCGAACTCGCTGGCCATGATCGACGTCGCCGCCGAAAGCACCACGCCGATGATCTCCATGGCTGCGGCGGCGAGCATTGTCGAACCAATGGATGCGAAGCGCGCGTGGGTCTTCAAGACACCGCAAAACGACATTCTGATGGCTACCGCGATCGCGCAGCACATGGCGAATCACGGTGTGAAGACGGTCGGATTCGTCGGCTTTGCCGATGCGTACGGCGAGAGCTGGTTCAAGGAATTCGGCAAGGCGGCCGATCTCGCGAAGATCAAGATCGTTGCAAACGAACGTTTCGCACGCAACGACGCTTCGGTGACCGGTCAGGTGCTGAAGATCATGTCGCAGAATCCTGATGCGGTATTGATCGCTGGCGCAGGCACCCCCGCCGCGTTGCCGCAAAAAACCCTCAAGGAACGCGGTTACAAGGGCAAGTATTATCAGACGCATGGCGTCGCCAACAATGACTTCCTGCGCGTGTGTGGCAAGGATTGCGAAGGCACCTATCTGCCGGCTGGTCCGCTGCTGGTTGCTGACCAACTGCCCGATTCGAACCCGGTGAAGAAGACCGCGCTCGCATACAAGCATGCGTATGAGACCGCGTACGGCGCCGGGTCGGTATCGACATTCGGCGGTCACGCGTGGGATGCAGGCTTGCTGCTGCAACGCGCGATTCCGCTTGCGCTGAAGAAAGGTCAACCGGGCACGCCTGCGTTCCGTGAAGCATTGCGTGCGGCACTTGAAAACACCAAAGACATGCCCGCTTCCCACGGCATCTTCAACATGAGCGCGAACGACCACGCTGGCCTCGACCAGCGGGCGCGCGTGATGGTGGAGATCGTCGGCGGCAAGTGGAAGCTGTCCGGCGACTGA
- a CDS encoding branched-chain amino acid ABC transporter permease, which produces MQRKVLYAVLLVALLAVPVLGIYPLFVMKVLCFALFAAAFNLLIGYTGLLSFGHAMFLASAGYVTGYAMQTLGFSPELGVLAGTAAATLLGLVVGLFAIRRQGIYFAMVTLALAQMVYFVFLQAPFTHGEDGLQGVPRGKLFGLLDLSSDVTLYFVVLAVMVLAFLLIVRIVHSPFGQVLIAIKENEPRAVSLGYDTDRFKLLAFILSAGLAGLAGSLKVLVQGFETLSDAYWTMSGLVILMTLVGGMGTLFGPLLGAALIVALEDRLGDIGTALATTTGVEWFRSLGESVTIVTGVIFIACVLAFRRGIVGEIVARVRPLRA; this is translated from the coding sequence ATGCAGAGAAAAGTGCTCTACGCCGTGCTACTGGTCGCGCTTCTTGCGGTGCCCGTCCTCGGCATCTATCCGCTATTCGTCATGAAGGTCCTGTGCTTCGCGTTGTTCGCGGCGGCTTTCAATCTGCTGATCGGGTACACGGGTTTGCTCTCGTTCGGCCATGCCATGTTTCTCGCCTCGGCCGGTTATGTCACCGGCTACGCGATGCAGACGCTCGGCTTCTCTCCGGAGTTGGGCGTACTGGCCGGCACCGCCGCCGCGACGCTGCTTGGGCTCGTGGTCGGCCTGTTTGCGATCCGTCGGCAGGGTATCTACTTTGCGATGGTGACGCTGGCGCTCGCGCAGATGGTCTACTTCGTGTTCCTGCAAGCGCCGTTCACGCACGGCGAGGATGGCCTGCAAGGCGTGCCGCGCGGCAAGCTGTTCGGCCTGCTGGATCTGTCGTCGGATGTGACGCTGTACTTTGTCGTGCTGGCCGTGATGGTGCTGGCGTTCCTGCTGATTGTGCGAATCGTGCACTCGCCGTTCGGGCAGGTGCTGATAGCGATCAAGGAGAACGAGCCGCGTGCCGTGTCGCTCGGTTATGACACTGATCGCTTCAAGCTGCTGGCCTTCATTCTCTCCGCAGGGCTCGCCGGTTTGGCGGGTTCGCTGAAGGTGCTGGTGCAGGGCTTCGAAACACTGAGCGACGCGTACTGGACCATGTCGGGCCTGGTGATTCTGATGACGCTGGTTGGCGGCATGGGCACGCTGTTCGGGCCGCTGCTCGGCGCGGCGCTGATCGTTGCGCTCGAAGACCGGCTCGGCGATATCGGCACGGCGCTAGCAACGACAACCGGGGTTGAATGGTTCCGGTCGCTGGGCGAATCCGTGACCATCGTGACGGGTGTGATTTTCATTGCCTGCGTGCTGGCGTTCCGGCGCGGCATTGTCGGTGAGATCGTCGCGCGAGTGCGGCCGTTGCGCGCCTGA
- a CDS encoding branched-chain amino acid ABC transporter permease, translated as MEIFGVPLPAMLSQLLLGLVNGSFYAILSLGLAVIFGLLNVINFAHGALFMLGAMLAWMGLSYFGLPYWVMLVLAPLIVGVFGIVIERSMLRWLYRLDHLYGLLLTFGLTLVVEGVFRSIYGSSGQPYDVPSALSGATDLGFMFLPNYRAWVVVASLVVCFATWFVIEKTRLGAYLRAGTENPKLVEAFGINVPLMITLTYGFGVALAAFAGVLAAPVIQVSPLMGQPMIITVFAVVVIGGMGSIMGSILTGLMLGVVEGLTRVFYPEASATVVFVIMALVLLVRPAGLFGKEK; from the coding sequence ATGGAAATCTTTGGCGTTCCGCTACCGGCGATGCTGAGCCAGTTGCTGCTGGGGCTCGTGAACGGCTCGTTCTACGCGATTCTGAGCTTGGGCCTGGCCGTGATCTTCGGCTTGCTCAACGTAATCAATTTCGCGCACGGCGCGTTGTTCATGCTTGGCGCGATGCTCGCGTGGATGGGTCTGTCGTATTTCGGCTTGCCATACTGGGTGATGCTGGTGCTCGCCCCGCTGATCGTCGGCGTGTTCGGCATCGTGATCGAACGCTCGATGCTGCGCTGGCTCTACAGACTCGATCACCTGTATGGGCTGCTGCTCACCTTTGGGCTCACGCTGGTTGTCGAAGGCGTGTTCCGCTCGATCTACGGTTCGTCCGGCCAGCCGTACGACGTGCCGTCGGCGCTCTCCGGTGCGACCGATCTCGGCTTCATGTTCTTGCCGAATTATCGCGCTTGGGTGGTGGTGGCATCGCTCGTGGTCTGCTTCGCGACGTGGTTCGTGATCGAGAAGACGCGCCTTGGCGCCTATCTGCGCGCGGGCACCGAAAATCCCAAACTGGTCGAGGCGTTCGGCATCAACGTACCGTTGATGATCACGCTCACGTATGGCTTCGGCGTCGCGCTGGCGGCGTTCGCCGGCGTGCTGGCCGCGCCGGTGATTCAGGTCTCGCCATTGATGGGCCAGCCCATGATCATCACCGTGTTCGCGGTGGTCGTGATCGGCGGCATGGGTTCGATCATGGGCTCGATTCTGACTGGGCTGATGCTTGGCGTGGTCGAAGGGCTGACGCGCGTGTTTTACCCGGAAGCCTCGGCGACCGTGGTCTTCGTGATCATGGCGCTCGTGTTGCTGGTGCGCCCGGCGGGTCTCTTCGGCAAGGAAAAATGA
- a CDS encoding ABC transporter substrate-binding protein, whose amino-acid sequence MKKNPLARLATLCFAVAAGAALTMSSAQAADDAVKIGFITDMSGLYADIDGQGGLEAIRMAVADFGGKVNGKPVTVVYADHQNKADIAASRAREWFDRDGVDLLIGGTNSATGLSMNTVAGEKHKVYISIGAGADTLTNEQCTPYTIHYAYDTTALAKGTGSAVTKQGGKTWYFLTADYAFGKALEKNTSDVVKANGGQVLGAVRHPLSASDFSSFLLQAQASKAQILGLANAGGDTINSIKAAKEFGITKTMKLAALLMFIDDVHSLGLETTQGLVLTDSWYWNKDATTRAWSRRYFDRMKKMPSSLQAADYSATMTYLKAVQAVGSTDSDKVMAQLKKAKIDDFYAKGYIRQDGSMIHDMYLMQVKTPAESKEPWDYYKITATIPGEQAFTTKAETRCALWK is encoded by the coding sequence ATGAAAAAGAACCCACTCGCGCGGCTTGCCACTTTGTGTTTCGCGGTTGCCGCCGGCGCCGCGTTGACGATGAGCAGCGCGCAAGCGGCTGACGATGCGGTGAAGATTGGCTTCATCACCGACATGTCAGGTCTGTACGCGGATATCGACGGCCAGGGCGGCCTCGAGGCGATCCGTATGGCGGTGGCGGACTTCGGCGGCAAGGTCAACGGCAAGCCGGTCACGGTGGTCTACGCCGATCACCAGAACAAGGCGGATATTGCGGCATCGCGCGCGCGTGAGTGGTTCGACCGCGACGGCGTCGATCTGCTGATCGGCGGCACGAACTCGGCAACCGGCCTCTCGATGAACACCGTGGCCGGTGAAAAGCACAAGGTCTACATCAGCATCGGCGCGGGCGCCGACACCCTGACCAATGAGCAGTGCACGCCGTACACGATCCACTACGCGTACGACACGACAGCGCTCGCCAAGGGCACCGGCTCGGCGGTGACGAAGCAGGGCGGCAAGACGTGGTACTTCCTGACCGCGGATTACGCGTTCGGCAAGGCGCTCGAAAAGAACACGTCGGACGTGGTGAAGGCTAATGGCGGCCAGGTGCTGGGCGCCGTGCGTCATCCGCTGTCGGCATCGGATTTCTCGTCGTTCCTGTTGCAGGCGCAAGCGTCGAAGGCGCAGATTCTGGGCCTCGCCAACGCGGGCGGTGACACGATCAACTCGATCAAGGCCGCCAAGGAATTTGGCATCACCAAGACAATGAAGCTGGCCGCGCTGCTGATGTTTATCGACGACGTCCACAGCCTGGGTCTGGAAACCACACAAGGCCTGGTGCTGACCGATAGCTGGTACTGGAACAAGGACGCCACCACGCGCGCCTGGTCGCGGCGCTACTTCGACAGGATGAAGAAGATGCCGTCGAGCCTGCAGGCCGCCGACTACTCGGCAACCATGACTTACCTGAAGGCCGTGCAGGCGGTCGGTTCGACCGATTCCGACAAGGTGATGGCGCAACTGAAGAAGGCCAAGATCGACGACTTCTACGCGAAGGGTTACATCCGTCAGGACGGCAGCATGATCCACGACATGTACCTGATGCAGGTGAAGACGCCGGCCGAATCCAAAGAGCCGTGGGACTACTACAAGATCACCGCGACGATTCCGGGCGAGCAGGCGTTCACAACCAAGGCCGAAACGCGCTGTGCGCTGTGGAAATAA
- a CDS encoding ABC transporter ATP-binding protein: MNTIAERENLEVSGTVGGAPALEIAGLQAWYGESHILHGVDLTVNRSEVVTLLGRNGAGRTTTLRAIMGLTGRRTGSIRIGGRETINLPTHRIAHCGIGYCPEERGIFSSLSCEENLLLPPPVGDKAHMMSLEEIYSMFPNLQERRMSQGTRLSGGEQQMLAVARILRTGASLLLLDEISEGLAPVIVQALARMIMTLKERGYTVVMVEQNFRFAAPLADRFYVMEHGAIVEHFGANELESKMPVLHDLLGV; this comes from the coding sequence ATGAATACGATTGCCGAGCGCGAAAACCTCGAGGTGAGCGGCACGGTTGGCGGTGCCCCCGCACTGGAGATCGCGGGTTTGCAGGCATGGTACGGGGAGTCCCATATCCTGCATGGCGTCGATTTGACGGTGAACCGCAGCGAAGTCGTCACGCTGCTGGGCCGTAACGGCGCGGGGCGCACCACCACCTTGCGCGCGATCATGGGGCTGACCGGCCGGCGCACCGGTTCGATCCGCATAGGCGGACGCGAAACCATCAACCTGCCCACGCATCGCATCGCCCATTGCGGCATCGGTTATTGCCCGGAAGAGCGGGGGATTTTTTCGAGCCTCTCGTGCGAGGAAAACCTGCTGTTGCCGCCGCCCGTCGGCGACAAGGCGCACATGATGTCGCTCGAAGAAATCTATTCGATGTTTCCGAATCTGCAGGAACGCCGCATGAGCCAGGGCACTCGGCTCTCGGGTGGCGAGCAGCAAATGCTGGCCGTTGCGCGCATTCTGCGTACCGGCGCGAGTTTGCTGCTGCTCGACGAAATCTCGGAAGGCCTTGCGCCGGTCATCGTGCAAGCGCTCGCCCGTATGATCATGACGCTCAAGGAGCGCGGCTACACGGTCGTGATGGTCGAACAGAATTTCCGCTTTGCCGCGCCACTTGCCGATCGCTTCTACGTGATGGAGCACGGTGCGATCGTCGAGCACTTCGGGGCCAACGAGCTCGAAAGCAAGATGCCGGTGCTGCATGACTTACTGGGCGTATAG
- a CDS encoding ABC transporter ATP-binding protein codes for MILGDTILETRGLTREFKGFIAVNGVNLRVCRGSIHALIGPNGAGKTTCFNLLTKFLEPTAGQIVFNGIDITNERPAQIARRGIIRSFQISAVFPHLTALQNVRIGLQRVLGTAFHFWKSERTLRQLDDRAMDLLTQVGLTDFADVLTVELSYGRKRALEIATTLAMEPELMLLDEPTQGMGHEDVDRVTALIKKVSSGRTILMVEHNMNVIAGISDTITVLQRGEVLAEGSYAEVSKNPLVMQAYMGSADAALAGAHA; via the coding sequence ATGATTCTCGGCGATACGATTCTCGAAACGCGCGGCCTCACCCGCGAGTTCAAAGGCTTCATCGCCGTGAACGGTGTGAACCTGCGCGTGTGCCGTGGCTCGATCCATGCGCTGATCGGCCCTAACGGGGCGGGCAAGACCACCTGCTTCAATCTGCTCACCAAATTCCTCGAGCCGACCGCGGGCCAGATCGTCTTCAACGGGATCGACATCACCAATGAACGCCCGGCGCAAATCGCGCGGCGCGGCATCATCCGCTCGTTTCAGATCTCTGCCGTATTTCCACATCTGACAGCATTGCAGAATGTGCGCATCGGTTTGCAGCGCGTGCTCGGCACGGCATTTCATTTCTGGAAGAGCGAGCGCACGCTGCGCCAACTCGACGATCGGGCGATGGACCTGCTCACGCAGGTCGGCTTGACCGATTTCGCCGATGTTTTGACGGTCGAGCTTTCATACGGCCGCAAACGCGCGCTGGAAATCGCCACCACGCTCGCGATGGAGCCCGAGTTGATGCTGCTCGACGAACCGACGCAAGGCATGGGCCATGAAGACGTCGATCGTGTCACCGCCTTGATCAAGAAGGTGTCGAGCGGCCGCACGATCCTGATGGTCGAGCACAACATGAACGTGATCGCCGGCATTTCCGACACCATTACCGTGCTGCAACGGGGCGAAGTGCTCGCCGAAGGCAGCTACGCCGAAGTGTCGAAGAATCCGCTCGTCATGCAAGCCTATATGGGCAGCGCAGATGCAGCGCTCGCCGGAGCCCACGCATGA
- a CDS encoding GMC family oxidoreductase, giving the protein MSNTKKPQQATPRLEGEFDYIIVGAGTAGCVLANRLSEDPEIQVLLLEAGGKDDYHWIHVPVGYLYCIGNPRTDWLYKTQSEPGLNGRSLSYPRGRVLGGSSSINGMIYMRGQREDYDEWARVTNDTSWSWNAVLPIFKRSEDHHAGASESHGAGGPWRVEKQRLKWKILEEFSHAAQQTGIPATDDFNRGDNTGVGYFDVNQKRGIRWNASKAFLRPALRRPNLTVITGAHTQRVVFEGRRCTGVEYRGDNTDYLAKARCEVILSSGSVNSPQLLELSGIGQGARLQNLGIEVVKDLRGVGENLQDHLQLRMAYKVEGVRTLNTASAHWWGKLMIGMQYALFQSGPMSMSPSQLGAFAKSDPDDPSLTRPDLEYHVQPLSLDRFGEPLHRFNAFTASVCQLRPTSRGSIHIGSADASAPPLIAPNYLSTDYDRHVAANALRLTRRIAAAPALAPYRPQEILPGIQYQTEEELQQAAGAVGTTIFHPVGTCRMGTTDDPGAVVDNRLRVIGVDGLRVVDASIMPSITSGNTNSPTLMIAERASDMIREDRRAHAAGSVQAQSSTASSMSAV; this is encoded by the coding sequence ATGAGCAACACCAAAAAACCACAACAAGCAACCCCCCGCCTGGAAGGCGAATTCGACTACATCATAGTCGGCGCCGGCACGGCAGGATGCGTCCTAGCCAACCGCCTATCGGAAGATCCAGAAATCCAGGTCCTCCTGTTAGAAGCCGGCGGCAAAGACGACTACCACTGGATCCACGTGCCGGTAGGCTACCTCTACTGCATTGGCAATCCCCGCACGGACTGGCTCTACAAAACCCAATCAGAACCCGGCCTGAACGGCCGCTCCCTCTCATACCCACGAGGCCGAGTATTAGGCGGCAGCTCATCCATCAACGGCATGATCTACATGCGCGGCCAACGCGAAGACTACGACGAATGGGCCCGCGTCACCAACGACACCTCCTGGTCCTGGAACGCCGTCCTCCCCATCTTCAAACGCAGCGAAGACCACCACGCCGGCGCATCGGAATCACATGGCGCGGGCGGCCCGTGGCGAGTCGAAAAGCAACGCCTGAAATGGAAAATACTCGAAGAGTTTTCACACGCCGCGCAACAAACCGGCATACCCGCCACCGACGACTTCAATCGCGGTGACAATACCGGCGTCGGCTACTTCGACGTCAATCAGAAACGCGGTATCCGCTGGAATGCGTCGAAAGCGTTTCTGCGTCCAGCGCTCAGGCGCCCAAATCTCACCGTCATCACCGGTGCGCACACACAGCGTGTGGTATTCGAAGGACGACGCTGCACCGGCGTCGAATATCGCGGCGACAACACCGACTATCTCGCCAAAGCCCGTTGCGAAGTCATCCTCAGTTCCGGCTCGGTCAACTCGCCGCAATTGCTCGAACTGTCCGGTATCGGTCAGGGCGCGCGTCTGCAAAACCTCGGCATCGAGGTCGTGAAGGATCTGCGCGGCGTCGGCGAAAATCTGCAGGACCATCTGCAATTGCGAATGGCCTATAAAGTCGAGGGCGTGCGCACGCTCAATACCGCCTCCGCCCATTGGTGGGGCAAGCTGATGATCGGCATGCAGTACGCGCTCTTTCAAAGCGGCCCCATGTCCATGTCGCCATCGCAACTCGGTGCGTTCGCCAAATCCGATCCGGACGATCCCTCGCTCACGCGCCCCGACCTCGAGTATCACGTGCAGCCGCTTTCGCTCGACCGCTTTGGCGAACCGCTGCATCGCTTCAATGCGTTCACCGCGTCGGTGTGCCAGTTACGGCCGACCTCGCGTGGCAGTATTCATATTGGATCAGCCGATGCATCGGCGCCGCCGCTGATCGCGCCCAACTACCTGTCCACGGATTACGACCGGCACGTTGCGGCCAACGCGTTGCGACTCACGCGCCGGATTGCCGCGGCGCCCGCGCTCGCGCCCTATCGGCCGCAAGAGATTCTGCCCGGGATCCAGTACCAGACCGAAGAAGAACTTCAGCAGGCCGCTGGCGCGGTCGGCACCACCATCTTTCATCCGGTCGGCACCTGCCGTATGGGCACCACCGACGACCCCGGCGCCGTAGTCGACAATCGACTACGAGTTATCGGGGTTGACGGTCTGCGTGTGGTCGACGCATCAATCATGCCGTCCATCACATCGGGCAACACCAATTCGCCGACGCTGATGATCGCCGAGCGCGCGAGCGACATGATCCGGGAAGACCGTCGCGCACACGCGGCCGGCAGCGTTCAAGCTCAGTCGAGCACCGCGTCGTCTATGTCCGCTGTGTGA
- a CDS encoding CoA-acylating methylmalonate-semialdehyde dehydrogenase: MSETYQDETVRSETSARALTHFINGKTIEGTSGRFSDVFNPALGSVSARVPLASVAEVDAAVAAANAAFPAWSETAPIKRARVLFKFKELLDRHHDELAELITREHGKVFSDAKGEVMRGIEIVEFACGIPNLLKTDFTDQIGGGIDNWNLRQPLGVVAGITPFNFPMMVPCWMFPVAIACGNTFVLKPSERDPSVSNRLAELLKEAGLPDGVFNVVHGDKVAVDALLVHPEVSALSFVGSTPIAEYIYTEGTKHGKRVQALGGAKNHLVVMPDADLDQAVDALIGAAYGSAGERCMAISVAVAVGHIADELIERLTPRVKSLKILNGMESEAEMGPLVTAAHREKVTGYIDAGVAAGAKLVVDGRGHQVAGHEKGFFLGGTLFDDVSTDMKIYREEIFGPVLCVVRVPDFASAVELINANEFANGVSLFTSDGGVARAFSRRIEIGMVGINVPIPVPMAWHSFGGWKRSLFGDHHAYGEEGVRFYTRYKSIMQRWPDSIGKGAEFTMPVAK, from the coding sequence ATGAGCGAGACCTATCAGGACGAGACCGTCCGGAGCGAGACGAGCGCACGCGCGCTGACCCATTTCATCAACGGCAAGACGATCGAAGGCACGAGCGGCCGCTTTAGCGACGTCTTCAACCCGGCGCTTGGCAGTGTGAGCGCACGCGTGCCGCTGGCGAGCGTCGCTGAAGTCGACGCAGCGGTCGCTGCCGCCAACGCTGCGTTTCCCGCCTGGAGCGAAACCGCGCCGATCAAGCGGGCGCGAGTGTTATTCAAGTTCAAGGAATTGCTCGACCGTCACCATGACGAGCTGGCGGAATTGATCACGCGTGAGCACGGCAAGGTGTTTTCGGATGCGAAGGGTGAGGTGATGCGCGGCATCGAGATTGTCGAGTTTGCGTGCGGCATTCCGAATCTGCTGAAAACGGACTTTACCGACCAGATCGGCGGCGGTATTGACAACTGGAATCTGCGTCAGCCGTTGGGCGTGGTCGCGGGTATTACGCCGTTCAATTTTCCGATGATGGTGCCGTGCTGGATGTTTCCGGTGGCGATTGCATGCGGCAACACGTTCGTGCTGAAGCCGTCGGAGCGTGATCCGTCCGTCTCGAACCGACTGGCTGAACTGCTGAAAGAGGCGGGCTTGCCGGATGGCGTGTTCAATGTCGTGCATGGCGACAAGGTGGCGGTGGATGCATTGCTCGTGCATCCCGAGGTGAGTGCGTTGTCGTTTGTTGGTTCGACGCCGATTGCCGAATACATCTATACGGAAGGCACGAAGCACGGCAAGCGCGTGCAGGCGTTGGGCGGTGCGAAGAATCACCTCGTGGTGATGCCGGACGCGGATCTCGATCAGGCTGTCGATGCGTTGATCGGCGCGGCGTATGGTTCCGCGGGCGAGCGGTGCATGGCGATTTCGGTGGCGGTCGCGGTGGGGCATATTGCCGATGAATTGATCGAACGGCTGACACCGCGCGTGAAGAGTCTGAAGATTTTGAATGGTATGGAATCGGAAGCCGAGATGGGGCCGTTGGTGACGGCGGCGCATCGCGAGAAGGTGACGGGTTATATCGATGCCGGTGTTGCGGCGGGTGCGAAGCTGGTTGTCGATGGTCGCGGTCATCAGGTGGCCGGGCATGAGAAGGGGTTCTTTCTCGGCGGCACGTTGTTCGATGATGTCTCGACCGATATGAAGATTTACCGTGAAGAGATTTTTGGTCCCGTGCTGTGTGTTGTGCGGGTGCCGGATTTTGCTTCTGCTGTCGAGCTGATTAACGCTAACGAGTTTGCTAATGGGGTGTCGTTGTTTACCTCCGATGGCGGGGTGGCTCGGGCTTTCTCGCGGCGGATCGAGATTGGGATGGTGGGGATTAATGTGCCGATTCCTGTGCCGATGGCGTGGCATTCTTTTGGTGGGTGGAAGAGGTCGCTTTTTGGTGATCACCATGCTTATGGTGAGGAAGGGGTTCGGTTTTATACGCGGTATAAGAGCATCATGCAGAGGTGGCCGGATAGTATTGGGAAGGGGGCTGAGTTCACCATGCCGGTGGCTAAGTAG
- a CDS encoding LysR family transcriptional regulator, whose product MDLTLLRAFVTVAREGNLTRAAVQLHLTQPAVSLQIKHLQETLGVTLFTRTSHGLSLTRDGQALLPHAERALGAASDVQRAAASLRHEVRGRLRIGTILDPAFLRLGGFLKQLVETWPRIETALRHGMSGWVLEQVRAGELDVGYYIGLPSDDDARDSATFHAVTLTHFQYRVLAPAGWKDRVKGARDWRSLAELPWIWTPPASAHNRLLSRCFNEAGVKPVKVAEVDQEPSMLDLVKSGVGLTLARDATAIAEAHAHALTIVEGVTVPTQLSFITLAERKDEPAIAAALKLIEQQWAT is encoded by the coding sequence ATGGATCTCACTCTGCTACGGGCGTTCGTCACCGTCGCGCGCGAAGGCAATCTCACGCGCGCCGCGGTGCAGCTTCACCTGACCCAACCTGCCGTCAGCCTGCAAATCAAGCATTTGCAGGAGACGCTCGGCGTGACGCTGTTCACGCGGACCTCGCACGGGCTTTCGCTGACACGCGACGGTCAGGCCCTGCTGCCCCATGCCGAACGTGCGCTGGGCGCCGCAAGCGACGTGCAACGCGCGGCGGCGTCGCTGCGCCACGAAGTGCGCGGCCGACTAAGGATCGGCACGATTCTCGATCCGGCTTTTCTGCGTCTCGGCGGCTTTCTCAAGCAACTGGTGGAAACCTGGCCGCGCATCGAAACGGCCTTGCGTCACGGCATGTCGGGCTGGGTGCTGGAGCAGGTTCGCGCGGGCGAACTGGATGTGGGCTATTACATCGGCCTGCCATCCGATGACGATGCCCGCGACAGCGCCACCTTTCACGCCGTCACGCTCACTCACTTCCAGTACCGCGTGCTCGCGCCGGCGGGCTGGAAAGATCGCGTGAAGGGCGCGCGGGACTGGCGTTCGCTCGCCGAACTGCCGTGGATCTGGACGCCGCCCGCGTCCGCGCACAATCGATTGTTGTCGCGCTGCTTTAACGAGGCCGGCGTAAAACCGGTTAAGGTGGCGGAGGTGGATCAGGAGCCGTCGATGCTCGATCTGGTCAAGTCAGGCGTCGGGCTGACGCTCGCGCGCGACGCCACCGCGATCGCCGAAGCGCATGCGCACGCGTTAACCATTGTCGAAGGCGTCACCGTACCGACCCAGCTCAGCTTTATCACGCTGGCGGAGCGCAAGGACGAACCGGCGATTGCCGCCGCGCTGAAGCTGATCGAGCAGCAATGGGCGACATGA
- a CDS encoding class IV adenylate cyclase: protein MARNIEIKARAQHFEQLRERAAKLAPEAPLIFRQQDFFYDVPRGRLKLRQFDDGTPAELIFYQRDDRDGPKASYYTRSPVTNPEAMHALLATALTTRGIVTKERHVYLTGRTRIHLDRVDGLGDFVELEVVLAQDDDEEGGHAEAHAMFQTLGVPESDLVAVAYVDLLSPDNEPKQAA from the coding sequence ATGGCACGCAACATTGAAATCAAAGCCCGCGCCCAGCATTTCGAGCAACTGCGCGAGCGAGCCGCAAAGCTTGCACCCGAGGCGCCGCTGATCTTCCGCCAGCAGGACTTTTTCTACGACGTGCCGCGCGGCCGCCTGAAGCTGCGCCAGTTCGACGACGGCACACCGGCCGAACTGATCTTCTATCAGCGCGACGACCGCGACGGCCCGAAGGCGTCCTATTACACGCGCAGCCCGGTGACCAACCCTGAAGCCATGCACGCGCTGCTCGCCACGGCGCTGACCACGCGTGGCATCGTCACGAAGGAACGTCACGTTTATCTGACGGGCCGCACGCGAATCCATCTGGACCGCGTCGATGGTCTCGGCGACTTCGTCGAGCTGGAAGTCGTGCTGGCTCAGGACGACGACGAAGAAGGCGGCCACGCCGAAGCGCACGCGATGTTCCAGACCCTCGGCGTGCCGGAGTCGGATCTGGTGGCGGTGGCCTACGTCGATTTGCTGAGCCCGGACAACGAACCGAAGCAGGCTGCGTAA